The following proteins come from a genomic window of Dreissena polymorpha isolate Duluth1 chromosome 1, UMN_Dpol_1.0, whole genome shotgun sequence:
- the LOC127853790 gene encoding uncharacterized protein LOC127853790, with protein MFFCAISELKMKRIFILVITNALIWNLFLLDVFHAASIETTGVQTSNSDAKINDYPVPYTNIHKRSSTAFKRLPGWTVYYGKRSYDSSPIDAMDEVRENTEREMNVFNEKTNSKESEENEMGFADLDTHPKMDHEIMNSDIKGNLKRLQNWSTTYGKDDLSEEADFQHGDDTTQTVERQLWPYNIKGDSTSQAVNKIASQSEATYGEQESTDENNENSGNQWGITYGKRLAGWGATYGKRAPGWGATYGKRAPGWGATYGKKTSGWGATYGKRVPGWRATYGKRAPGWSATYGKRDPGWGATYGKRAPGWGATYGKRAPGWGATYGKRAPGWGATYGKRAPAWDATYGKRAPGWGATYGKRAPGWGATYGKRVPGWRATYGKRSKAWNAFNGKRTPGWYATYGKRYMEYKGMEPINLNDANGESQEENMQTLKRTQGWSALYGR; from the coding sequence ACGTTTTCCATGCCGCTTCCATTGAAACCACTGGCGTTCAAACTTCAAACAGCGATGCAAAGATCAATGACTATCCAGTTCCGTATACAAACATTCACAAGAGAAGCAGTACCGCATTTAAAAGACTTCCGGGGTGGACAGTGTATTATGGAAAACGATCATATGACTCATCACCTATTGATGCAATGGACGAAGTGCGAGAAAATACTGAGCGTGAAATGAACGTTTTTAATGAAAAGACCAACTCAAAAGAATCGGAGGAAAATGAAATGGGTTTTGCAGATCTTGATACACATCCAAAGATGGACCACGAAATTATGAATTCAGACATAAAAGGTAATCTAAAACGTCTTCAAAATTGGTCGACTACGTATGGGAAAGATGACTTGTCTGAGGAAGCAGATTTTCAACATGGAGATGACACTACACAAACTGTCGAGAGACAATTGTGGCCATACAATATCAAGGGCGATTCAACTTCGCAAGCTGTTAATAAAATAGCGTCGCAGTCAGAGGCGACATACGGTGAACAAGAATCAACGGATGAAAATAACGAAAACAGCGGCAATCAATGGGGAATAACATATGGGAAGCGACTTGCAGGATGGGGTGCGACCTATGGAAAGAGAGCGCCGGGCTGGGGTGCAACATACGGCAAAAGAGCCCCCGGATGGGGCGCTACCTACGGAAAGAAGACCTCTGGATGGGGTGCAACTTATGGCAAACGTGTACCAGGGTGGCGAGCAACATACGGCAAAAGAGCCCCCGGTTGGAGCGCTACATACGGCAAAAGAGACCCCGGTTGGGGCGCTACATACGGCAAAAGAGCCCCCGGTTGGGGAGCTACCTACGGCAAAAGAGCCCCCGGTTGGGGCGCTACCTACGGCAAAAGAGCCCCCGGTTGGGGCGCTACCTACGGCAAAAGAGCTCCCGCATGGGATGCAACGTACGGCAAAAGAGCCCCCGGTTGGGGTGCTACCTACGGCAAAAGAGCCCCCGGTTGGGGCGCTACCTACGGCAAAAGGGTGCCTGGATGGCGCGCTACCTATGGCAAGCGTTCTAAAGCCTGGAATGCTTTCAATGGCAAACGAACGCCAGGATGGTATGCGACGTATGGAAAAAGATACATGGAATACAAAGGCATGGAACCAATCAATCTTAATGACGCAAACGGAGAGAGTCAAGAGGAGAACATGCAAACTTTGAAACGAACACAGGGCTGGAGTGCTTTGTATGGGAGATGA